Proteins from a genomic interval of Zingiber officinale cultivar Zhangliang chromosome 1B, Zo_v1.1, whole genome shotgun sequence:
- the LOC122039177 gene encoding WD repeat-containing protein 75-like: MVCIACLLPLFLIPVVNALPLLFDLIVGKIYRLFGWEYRKPARVPAACPYKPASKNVDGLNAVCYMWSNYINECSFWLLPVPMLIHIFFQVSCSDNHIHLLKMPTMDISKSISGIKPPFSFPLKHEGSCTQVAFEQTTGLVAVSTEDYCVQFYSLFDNHEVSEVQVCKRNFQPADDVMLYVALVAISLDGSLMATIDVTIPEEKLGGLVCLKYWTRGSLVAEYLLSTVIYEPHSDAQVSSLAFRPGHNMAVTSSYGGDFKVWVHGSHADRNNESIQRTGWRCQSVGSYKGKSLTAAAFSADGSVLAIAAETIITLWDPDSNILVAMIGDTLSPITKPSFVGESEYLVSYTHGLKPQLSVWSTSNLALYWSHGIVTEAVSCSHDESQFAVLALLSSAGDADAKGNGVIFFFDVEDPVPVATWRLQRCSTRL, from the exons ATGGTCTGTATTGCGTGCCTGTTGCCTTTGTTCTTGATCCCCGTCGTTAACGCCTTGCCTCTGCTCTTCGATCTCATCGTCGGTAAGATCTACAGGCTTTTCGGCTGGGAATACAGAAAGCCTGCAAGGGTGCCAGCTGCTTGTCCATACAAGCCTGCTTCAAAAAATGTTGATGGTTTAAATGCAG TGTGTTACATGTGGTCTAATTATATAAACGAGTGCAGTTTCTGGCTTCTTCCTGTG CCAATGTTAATTCATATTTTTTTCCAGGTATCTTGTTCAGATAATCACATTCATCTGCTAAAAATGCCTACAATGGATATCTCAAAATCCATATCGGGAATCAAG CCTCCTTTTTCGTTTCCTCTCAAACATGAAGGATCCTGCACACAAGTTGCATTTGAGCAGACAACTGGATTAGTTGCTGTTTCCACTGAAGATTATTGTGTACAATTCTATAGCTTGTTTGACAACCATGAGGTTTCAGAG GTCCAAGTGTGCAAAAGAAATTTTCAGCCTGCAGATGACGTTATG CTATATGTGGCTCTTGTAGCCATTTCTCTTGATGGCTCCTTAATGGCTACCATTGATGTGACAATTCCTGAAGAAAAATTAGGGGGTTTGGTTTGTCTAAAATACTGGACTCGTGGTTCCCTAGTGGCAGAGTACTTATTATCCACTGTCATATATGAGCCTCACAG TGATGCTCAAGTTTCATCTCTTGCATTTCGCCCTGGACACAACATGGCTGTCACATCATCTTATGGTGGTGATTTTAAG GTTTGGGTTCATGGTTCTCATGCCGACAGAAATAATGAATCAATCCAGAGAACTGGTTGGAGATGCCAATCTGTTGGTTCATACAA GGGAAAATCATTAACAGCTGCTGCTTTTTCTGCCGATGGATCAGTCCTTGCTATTGCAGCTGAGACTAtaattacattatgggatccagATTCCAATATTCTTGTGGCTATGATTGGAGATACACTTTCG CCAATTACAAAGCCTTCATTTGTTGGGGAATCAGAATATCTGGTGTCCTATACACACGGTTTAAAGCCACAACTTTCAGTTTGGAGTACTTCAAATTTGGCATTGTACTGGTCTCACGGGATTGTTACAGAAG CCGTAAGCTGTTCCCATGATGAATCTCAATTCGCCGTCTTAGCTCTTCTCAGTTCAGCAGGTGATGCTGATGCAAAAGGAAATGGGGTAATATTTTTCTTCGATGTGGAAGATCCTGTTCCTGTGgcaacct ggcgcctccagcgg TGCTCCACTCGCCTCTAA